A single genomic interval of Oryctolagus cuniculus chromosome 19, mOryCun1.1, whole genome shotgun sequence harbors:
- the LOC127485609 gene encoding serine/threonine-protein kinase MARK2-like: MSGDRSSHTEEEVFQGYEVLRTLGKGSFGKVKLARHVESGTMLAVKIIARGHGDSSEFPQARVEAEIMSSLHHPHIVQLMQVDYTAERAYLFMEYISVGDLGKLVAVRGHLEEGEACYYFSQTLEAVEYCHKQHVVHRDIKLENLLVDRNMCIKLIDFGLSQKLAEGQQLNSLCGSLEYCAPEEFLGKEFDGYKADVWSLGVLLYTMVKGWLPFEGNSFAYLKAAILAGSYLIPSSISRELEQLLDWLMTCDPAERPTVADAMGHKWLSMEQKGPKLSEDTAKQTQSSTEDEDLSESVESLSSQEGLREQDGPLWGKAQLQAHLRGGGSEIYMGLPGPSHVTEGPKYLSGLLFQLGCEEEDGCLSPALSWGKSQEGFRGAARPELTEVELLASPQDAEAQSYLVELGFQLSHKAAPLTPGLQASATSPVLPEGDPSSGLNACHGARRMDGSPPGMMMIHTPRPVLRYNSSVSSASTLNTSSSEAGRSDGPHPVIRRRTYILGPVLSHNSSLSSIATISITSSEAERTDGPQPGIRRETYIPWPGLRYNSPVSSISTLSSSSSEDHIADRSCSQGVTENESLPENQQDEEAGTSPAKAAESKGRRGSAGGW, from the coding sequence ATGAGTGGTGACAGATCCTCCCACACAGAGGAGGAGGTGTTCCAGGGATATGAAGTCCTCAGAACCCTTGGCAAGGGCAGCTTTGGCAAGGTGAAGCTGGCCCGCCATGTGGAGAGTGGGACCATGTTGGCTGTGAAGATCATTGCCAGAGGGCACGGGGATTCCTCTGAGTTCCCACAAGCAAGGGTAGAAGCAGAGATTATGAGTTCTCTGCATCACCCTCACATTGTACAGCTAATGCAGGTAGACTACACGGCAGAGAGAGCCTACCTGTTCATGGAATATATTAGCGTGGGGGACCTTGGAAAGTTAGTGGCAGTGCGCGGCCACCTTGAGGAAGGAGAAGCATGCTACTATTTCAGTCAGACCCTGGAAGCAGTGGAGTACTGCCATAAGCAGCATGTTGTCCACAGagatataaaattagaaaatctccTTGTGGACAGAAACATGTGTATTAAACTAATTGACTTTGGCTTAAGCCAAAAATTGGCTGAAGGCCAACAACTCAATTCATTGTGTGGCAGCCTCGAATACTGTGCCCCGGAAGAATTCTTAGGGAAGGAATTCGATGGCTACAAGGCCGACGTGTGGAGCCTGGGCGTGCTCCTATACACCATGGTGAAAGGGTGGCTGCCCTTTGAAGGGAACAGCTTTGCATACTTGAAGGCAGCCATCCTGGCTGGCTCTTACCTAATCCCCTCCTctataagcagggaactggagcagctgctggACTGGCTGATGACCTGTGACCCTGCTGAGAGGCCCACAGTGGCAGATGCTATGGGCCACAAGTGGCTCAGCATGGAGCAGAAAGGGCCCAAACTGAGTGAAGACACAGCCAAACAGACTCAGAGTTCAACCGAGGACGAGGACCTCAGTGAAAGTGTGGAGAGCCTGAGCTCTCAGGAGGGCCTCCGAGAACAGGACGGCCCCCTGTGGGGAAAAGCCCAGCTACAGGCTCacctcagaggaggaggaagcgaAATTTACATGGGGCTCCCAGGTCCTTCGCATGTTACTGAAGGTCCGAAATACCTCTCAGGCCTCCTCTTCCAGCTGGGCTGTGAGGAGGAGGATGGCTGCTTGTCCCCTGCTCTGAGCTGGGGGAAATCCCAGGAGGGCTTCCGTGGAGCAGCGAGACCTGAGCTCACTGAAGTGGAGCTTCTAGCATCTCCCCAGGATGCTGAGGCCCAAAGCTACCTGGTGGAGCTGGGCTTTCAGCTGAGCCATAAAGCAGCCCCCCTGACACCCGGTCTCCAAGCCAGCGCCACGTCCCCAGTGCTGCCTGAAGGTGACCCATCATcagggctaaatgcctgccatggAGCCCGCAGGATGGACGGTTCCCCACCTGGCATGATGATGATCCACACTCCTCGCCCAGTCCTCAGGTATAACAGCTCCGTGTCCTCTGCGTCCACTCTCAACACCAGCAGCAGTGAGGCCGGCAGGTCAGATGGTCCCCACCCTGTCATAAGGAGGAGGACCTACATTCTTGGGCCAGTTCTCAGCCACAACAGCTCCTTGTCCTCCATAGCCACTATCAGCATCACCAGCAGTGAGGCTGAGAGGACAGATGGCCCCCAACCTGGGATAAGGAGGGAGACCTACATTCCCTGGCCAGGCCTCAGGTACAACAGCCCCGTGTCCTCCATATCCACTCTCAGCTCCAGCAGCAGTGAGGACCACATAGCAGACAGGAGCTGTTCCcagggagtgacagagaatgagagccTCCCAGAAAACCAACAGGACGAGGAGGCAGGGACCTCCCCTGCTAAAGCTGCCGAGAGCAAGGGCCGCCGGGGGTCTGCAGGAGGATGGTGA